Proteins encoded together in one Astatotilapia calliptera chromosome 7, fAstCal1.2, whole genome shotgun sequence window:
- the LOC113026403 gene encoding monoacylglycerol lipase ABHD2-B-like: protein MKYFLLAASGSTHTYKMTTTEGGYVHTFGPELPAMFDGVKLAAVATILYIIVRCLNLKSPTAPPEIIYQDTLLSRYLLKTCPMLTKEYIPPLLWGKSGHIQTVLYGKMGRVKTPTPCGVRMFLPMQDGATATFDLFEAIGAHTTGDDITMVICPGIGNHSEKNYIRTFVDYSQRQGYRCAVLNHLGALPNVELTSPRMFTYGCTWEFGAMVDYIKRTFPQTLLVVVGFSLGGNIVCKFLGENQSNQDRVLCCVSVCQGYSALRAQETFLQWDQCRRLYNFMLAENMKKIILSHRDSLLAMQCSNIGDGELNRLYAATSLMQIDDSIMRKFHGYDSLREYYEKESCVHYIHKITVPLLLLNSLDDPLVHPSLLAVARTLAEKMPNVVFALTQHGGHMGFFEGAVLFPQPLTWMDKVIVEYTNAVCRWEKKQSVCQSSSE from the exons ATGAAATACTTTCTTCTGGCAGCAAG CGGATCAACTCACACATATAAAATGACCACCACGGAGGGCGGTTACGTACACACCTTTGGCCCAGAGCTGCCTGCCATGTTTGATGGTGTGAAGCTGGCGGCGGTGGCTACCATCCTCTATATCATTGTCCGCTGTCTGAACCTCAAGAGTCCCACTGCACCACCAGAGATCATTTACCAGGACACCCTGCTCAGTCGCTACCTGCTCAAGACCTGCCCAATGCTGACCAAAGA GTACATTCCTCCCTTGCTGTGGGGGAAGAGCGGTCACATCCAGACGGTGCTCTACGGGAAGATGGGACGTGTCAAAACTCCAACGCCCTGTGGGGTTCGCATGTTCCTCCCAATGCAGGATGGTGCTACGGCTACCTTTGACCTCTTTGAAGCTATTGGAGCCCACACCACTGGAG ATGACATTACCATGGTAATCTGTCCTGGGATTGGTAACCACAGTGAGAAGAACTACATCCGGACCTTTGTGGATTATTCCCAGCGGCAGGGTTACCGCTGTGCTGTCCTCAACCACCTGGGAGCCCTGCCTAATGTTGAGCTCACCTCGCCACGCATGTTTACATACG GTTGTACCTGGGAGTTTGGAGCTATGGTGGACTACATAAAACGCACTTTTCCCCAGACTCTGCTGGTGGTCGTGGGGTTCAGTCTGGGAGGAAACATCGTCTGTAAGTTCCTGGGGGAAAACCAGTCAAACCAGGACAGAGTGCTATGCTGTGTCAGCGTCTGCCAGGGTTACAGTGCCCTCAG ggctcAGGAAACTTTCCTTCAGTGGGACCAGTGCCGGAGGCTCTACAACTTTATGTTGGCGGAGAATATGAAGAAGATCATTCTGTCGCACAG GGACAGTTTGCTGGCCATGCAGTGCAGCAACATTGGCGATGGAGAGCTGAACAGACTGTATGCAGCCACATCTTTGATGCAGATTGATGACAGCATTATGAG AAAATTCCACGGTTATGACTCACTGAGAGAGTACTATGAGAAGGAGAGCTGTGTGCACTACATCCACAAA ATCACTGTCCCACTCCTCCTGCTAAACTCCTTGGATGACCCACTGGTTCATCCATCACTACTGGCTGTTGCACGCACTCTTGcag AGAAAATGCCCAATGTGGTATTTGCCCTGACTCAACATGGGGGCCACATGGGCTTTTTCGAGGGAGCTGTTCTGTTCCCTCAGCCCCTCACCTGGATGGACAAGGTCATAGTGGAGTACACCAACGCCGTCTGCCGCTGGGAGAAGAAGCAGTCGGTCTGTCAGAGTAGCAGCGAGTAG